Part of the Enterobacter pseudoroggenkampii genome, ACCTGCCTTCAGCAGGCGAGATCGTGATATTCGATCGCAGCTGGTATAACCGCGCGGGTGTTGAACGGGTAATGGGATTCTGCACTGAGGAACAGGTGGAGAAATTTTTGGATGGCGCACCGGTGATGGAAAAAGCGATGGTCGATGCCGGAATTATCCTGCTGAAGTACTGGCTGGAGGTGACGCCTAAAGAGCAGGAGCGTCGCCTGCGCGACCGTATTAACGATGGTCGTAAGATCTGGAAGCTATCGCCGATGGATATTAAATCCTTTAACCTGTGGGACGAGTATACCCTCGCGCGCGACGCCATGTTTGAAGCCACCGATACCGCATGGGCGCCGTGGTTTGTGGCACGTTCAGAAGATAAAAAACGCGTGCGACTGAATATTATTTCGCACCTGCTTTCGCAGATCCCGTATAAAGAAATACACGTAGACAAGGTGGATTTACCGAAACGCAAAATCGGCAAAGTCAAACCCACAAAATACCCGTTCCGGTATGTGGAGGAGCGGTTTTGATTTGAAGAGTAGGCCCGCGCAAGCGCAGCGCCGCCGGGCAGAGCCGACGGCGCAGGGTTTACTTCAATCCTTCCGTACTTTCCTGTTTCGCTTCAAGACGCTCCACATCGCGATACCAGCGCGGGTGGTGTTTCTGCGCCCAGCGGCGGCTCACCTTCCCTTCAATCATCCCTTTAATCGAGCCTTTCACCCAGAACGCCATATACATATGGATCAGGATGGCATGAATCAGGATGATGGCCGACGTGGCGTGGATAAGCAGCGCGTAGCGGATCACCTGAATCGGGAAATAGTGCGCAAAATACGGACGCCAGATAATCACCCCGGTCACCAGCAGCACAAAAATCATGCTCATGATGGTCCAGAACATCATCTTCTGGCCGGCGTTGTATTTCCCCACCTTCGCCACTTTATGCTCGTTACCTTTCAGGACTTCAACAATCCCTTTCACCCACGGGATATCCTGCTTGTCCGGGATGTTGTGATGAACAAAACGCACGAACATAAACATCAGCACCACAAAGATCAGCACGCCGAAGAATGGGTGCAGAATGCGCCCCATTTGCGGCGTACCGAAGGTTTCGGTCAGCCACTGCAGCGTCGGGAAGAAGAACGAAATCCCCGACACCGCCACCAGGAAGAAGCAGATCACCACCGTCCAGTGACAGGCGCGATCGACAAACTTCGTGCGCACTATCATTTTCGACTTACTCATGATGCGCCTCCTCGTCGTCATCCACCTCTTTGTTTGGCCCAATACCGATGTAGTGATATATCAGCCCCGCAAAGGTCGCGATAAAGCCCGCCGCCGAGAGCGGTTTAAGCGCCCCTTTCCACAGGTTAATGGAGGTGTCGATCGCCGGATCCTTCGGCAGATTGTGGTACAGCTCCGGCTGATCGCTATGGTGCAGCACGTACATCACGTGCGTACCGCCCACGCCCTGCGGGTTGTAAATGCCCGCTTTGTCGTAGCCCCGTGCTTTGAGCTTATCGACGCGCTGCTGCGCTACGTCCAGCATCTCTTTTTTGGTGCCGAAGTGGATCGCCCCGGTGGGACATGTCTTCACGCACGCAGGCTCCTGCCCGACGCTGACGCGGTCCACGCACAGGGTGCATTTGTATACCCGGTTATCCTCTTTATTGAGGCGCGGGATATTGAACGGACAGCCCACGATGCAGTACCCACAGCCGATGCAGTTGTCCTGCTGGAAGTCGACGATCCCGTTGGCGTACTGAATAATCGCGCCCGCTGAAGGGCACGCCTTCAGGCAGCCCGGATCTTCACAGTGCATGCAGCCGTCCTTGCGGATCAGCCACTCCAGCCTGCCGTTCTGGTCGGTTTCGCTAAAACGCATCACCGTCCAGGATTTGGCGCTCAGATCCGCCGGATTGTCGTAGACACCCACGCAGTGCCCCACCTCGTCGCGAATGTCGTTCCACTCTGAGCAGGCCACCTGGCAGGCCTTGCAGCCCACGCAGGAGGAGACGTCGATAAGCTTGGCGACTTCTGCCTTGTAGTCCCGCGCGCGAGGCGCGGGCGTTATCGGGTTAGTCGCGGAGCGTTTGATAATGTCTTGTGTTTCCATCGCCATTGAATCGCTCCTTACGCTTTCTCGATGTTGACCAGAAACGCTTTGTATTCCGGCGTTTGCGAGTTGGAATCGCCGACGTTTGGCGTCAGGGTATTGGCGATGTAGCCTTTCTGCGCCACGCCTTCAAAGCCCCAGTGAAGCGGGATACCGACGGTTTCCACCTGCTGACCATGCACGTTCAGACTTTGCAAACGACGGGTCACCACCGCCACCGCGCGAATAAAGCCGCGCTTGCTGCTCACCTTCACGCGGTCGCCGTTGGCAATACCTTTCGCCTTCGCCAGCGTCTCGCTGATCTCCACAAACTGCTCCGGCTGCGCGATGGCGTTCAGCCGCGCGTGCTTGGTCTAGGTGTGGAAATGCTCGGTCAGGCGGTAGGTCGTTCCCACGTACGGGAATTTGTCCTTTTTGCCTAAGCGCAGGACGTCGTCTTCGTAGATACGCACCACCGGGCTGGAGACCACGTTCGGGTGCAGCGGGTTGGTCCCCAGTGGCGTTTCCATCGGCTCGTAATGCTCCGGGAACGGCCCTTCCGCCAGCTTGTCGAGCGCAAACAGGCGCCCCAGCCCTTCCGGCTGCATGATAAACGGCCCGGTGTTACTGCCCGGCGCGGCGGTGTTGTAGTCCGG contains:
- the ppk2 gene encoding polyphosphate kinase 2; this encodes MGNAKQNKTKAVTVTKASVDSVVKPVLKTKEYEKELRRLHVELVKLQQWVVAKGLKVCIVFEGRDGAGKGGTIKAITERVSPRVFRVVALPAPTEKEKSQLYFQRYVPHLPSAGEIVIFDRSWYNRAGVERVMGFCTEEQVEKFLDGAPVMEKAMVDAGIILLKYWLEVTPKEQERRLRDRINDGRKIWKLSPMDIKSFNLWDEYTLARDAMFEATDTAWAPWFVARSEDKKRVRLNIISHLLSQIPYKEIHVDKVDLPKRKIGKVKPTKYPFRYVEERF
- the fdnI gene encoding formate dehydrogenase-N subunit gamma, which encodes MSKSKMIVRTKFVDRACHWTVVICFFLVAVSGISFFFPTLQWLTETFGTPQMGRILHPFFGVLIFVVLMFMFVRFVHHNIPDKQDIPWVKGIVEVLKGNEHKVAKVGKYNAGQKMMFWTIMSMIFVLLVTGVIIWRPYFAHYFPIQVIRYALLIHATSAIILIHAILIHMYMAFWVKGSIKGMIEGKVSRRWAQKHHPRWYRDVERLEAKQESTEGLK
- the fdxH gene encoding formate dehydrogenase subunit beta, producing MAMETQDIIKRSATNPITPAPRARDYKAEVAKLIDVSSCVGCKACQVACSEWNDIRDEVGHCVGVYDNPADLSAKSWTVMRFSETDQNGRLEWLIRKDGCMHCEDPGCLKACPSAGAIIQYANGIVDFQQDNCIGCGYCIVGCPFNIPRLNKEDNRVYKCTLCVDRVSVGQEPACVKTCPTGAIHFGTKKEMLDVAQQRVDKLKARGYDKAGIYNPQGVGGTHVMYVLHHSDQPELYHNLPKDPAIDTSINLWKGALKPLSAAGFIATFAGLIYHYIGIGPNKEVDDDEEAHHE